One part of the Pseudoliparis swirei isolate HS2019 ecotype Mariana Trench chromosome 6, NWPU_hadal_v1, whole genome shotgun sequence genome encodes these proteins:
- the dnajb9a gene encoding dnaJ homolog subfamily B member 9a → MASAQSAVTFAVCIFVITELILAKKDYYDILGVPKDATERQIKKAFHKLAMKQHPDKNKSPDAEVRFREIAEAYETLSDETKRREYDQFGDTSALFTGEAQGRHRQGAHQSFNFNDIFKDFDIYSQNRHARHQRHFNEHSRSQKEPPSRSKRHFQGGFGAGVFDDDIERMFTFDGHTKQTDSRFHGAAKQQCRTVTQRRGNMVTTYTDCTAS, encoded by the exons ATGGCAAGCGCGCAGTCCGCCGTCACGTTTGCAGTGTGCATCTTCGTGATAACGGAGCTGATACTCGCCAAGAAGGACTACTATGATATCCTGGGAGTTCCTAAAGATGCTACCGAGCGACAGATCAAAAAAGCTTTCCACAAGCTTGCAATGAAACAGCACCCCGATAAGAACAAGAGCCCGGACGCTGAAGTGAGGTTCAGAGAAATTGCAGAAG CTTATGAAACTTTATCAGATGAAACCAAAAGAAGAGAATATGACCAGTTTGGTGACACTTCTGCACTCTTCACTGGGGAGGCGCAAGGCAGGCATCGACAGGGGGCCCACCAATCTTTCAACTTCAATGACATTTTCAAGGACTTTGACATCTACAGCCAGAACAGACACGCCCGACACCAAAGACACTTTAATGAACACTCCAGGTCCCAAAAGGAGCCACCCAGCAGGAGTAAGAGACACTTTCAAGGAGGTTTTGGAGCAGGTGTCTTTGATGACGACATCGAGAGGATGTTTACCTTCGATGGACACaccaaacagactgacagcaggTTTCACGGTGCAGCAAAACAACAATGTAGAACGGTGACGCAACGCAGAGGAAATATGGTAACCACTTACACAGACTGTACTGCATCTTAA